The following proteins are co-located in the Gemmatimonadota bacterium genome:
- the glnE gene encoding bifunctional [glutamate--ammonia ligase]-adenylyl-L-tyrosine phosphorylase/[glutamate--ammonia-ligase] adenylyltransferase — MDIFDFDTPGARDALAQAGFRDVERALHNLEELAGSGADGQLPDDFFQALADAPDPDMALHNFVRIAQASRASFLHTLKAYPELCRMLLCVLGGSPFMADMLVRDPDIFDWLTGAPDRIAQSCEKEQLMVSFDRAVEAVDTREDKLSAVRRSARRELLRIGVGDLAGGRAIQYVAADLSILADVCLQKLIDILLPDLQARYGMPRNGDGQPVAFAIFGLGKLGGMELNFSSDIDLMFVYSAEGNTDGERSVTNQEFFTRLCEQIVRAATEVTPEGFLYRMDMRLRPDGAAGALVMPLAGYEGYYMRRGELWERQMLIKARCCAGSEALGQRFLKMVQPFVYPRYFDTSPATEINRVKARIEDQIGSKGQRETHLKLRSGGIRDIEFIVQCLQLLVGRIHENARSDNTLEAIRQLQRVSALSGKEADQLRDAYVFFRRLEHRLQMMHNRSDYSLPEGEDEQRVLARTMDMESAGAYRKILDVHLKAVQEVYAQVFTEAHESEGRSIGALVNMEIGDAEASGLLEEIGFDRPGEAHRNLIYLAFGHVPRIRGTRARQSFTELAPALMQALQESADPDQGLSNLESLVSAYGAGDMFFRILASNQGFRQLMLSLCVGSQFLVQVITRNPGLLDWLVRPEVLYLDPEAEVLHLSPGMDALREQLRAQIEQYGDTPELVSVLNRIKHRELLRFGTRNLVGLTDTFETFEALTMLADAVVQAVYEVVYARLVEKRGVPRNRSGEEVGFVVLGLGKMGGDELSFGSDLDIVFVYGEDGETDGARPQGNLQFFIDLAQQMIAMLEQNTPQGKLYPVDPRLRPEGASGLLALSLESYSRYLETRASTWERMALSRSRVVAGDPVLGEKLLNLFEPFIVGSGFSDEEVATMLDIRKKMERKDGQRSRKVVSIKTDAGGIVDIEFIVQILQLKFAKDHPELRSANTLEALRRLVEGGFLEVEDAQRLQQAYVFLRTVEKVIRRQDEQARTHLPTEDRALTAVARAMGFDTAEVFEDVLKNDMAQTRAIFERVIDIA, encoded by the coding sequence ATGGATATTTTTGATTTTGACACACCCGGCGCACGAGACGCGCTTGCACAGGCGGGATTTCGAGATGTTGAACGCGCGTTGCACAATCTCGAAGAGTTGGCTGGCTCAGGGGCTGATGGTCAACTTCCCGATGATTTTTTTCAGGCGTTGGCCGATGCGCCCGATCCCGATATGGCGCTGCATAATTTTGTGCGTATCGCGCAGGCCAGTCGCGCGTCGTTTTTGCACACGCTCAAAGCGTATCCCGAGTTGTGTCGCATGTTGTTGTGCGTTTTGGGCGGTAGCCCTTTTATGGCTGATATGCTGGTGCGCGATCCCGATATTTTTGACTGGTTGACAGGTGCTCCGGATCGCATTGCACAATCGTGTGAGAAAGAACAATTGATGGTGTCTTTTGATCGGGCTGTCGAAGCTGTGGATACGCGCGAAGACAAGCTTAGTGCTGTTCGGCGAAGTGCGCGACGCGAGTTGTTGCGTATTGGCGTGGGCGATCTGGCCGGTGGGCGCGCCATTCAATATGTTGCGGCTGATTTGTCGATTTTGGCAGATGTGTGTTTGCAAAAGCTGATTGATATTTTGTTGCCCGACTTGCAAGCGCGTTATGGCATGCCGCGAAATGGCGATGGACAGCCTGTGGCGTTTGCGATTTTTGGGCTGGGTAAGTTGGGCGGTATGGAACTCAATTTTAGTTCGGATATCGATTTGATGTTTGTCTATAGCGCCGAGGGCAATACAGATGGTGAACGGTCTGTGACGAATCAGGAGTTTTTCACCCGATTGTGTGAGCAAATTGTGCGTGCGGCAACAGAGGTGACGCCAGAGGGATTTTTGTATCGCATGGATATGCGCCTGCGTCCCGATGGCGCGGCTGGCGCGCTCGTGATGCCTCTTGCTGGATATGAGGGTTACTATATGCGGCGGGGCGAGTTGTGGGAGCGGCAGATGCTGATTAAAGCCCGTTGTTGTGCCGGGTCTGAAGCCCTGGGGCAGCGATTTTTGAAGATGGTACAACCCTTTGTCTATCCGCGCTATTTTGATACCAGTCCGGCAACGGAGATCAACCGCGTTAAGGCGCGTATAGAAGATCAGATTGGCAGCAAGGGGCAACGCGAAACGCATTTGAAGTTGCGCTCGGGTGGTATCCGGGATATCGAGTTTATTGTGCAGTGTTTGCAATTGCTGGTGGGGCGCATACACGAGAATGCGCGGTCGGATAATACGCTCGAGGCTATCCGGCAGTTGCAGCGTGTATCTGCGCTGTCGGGTAAGGAGGCCGATCAGCTACGGGATGCTTATGTATTTTTCAGGCGTTTGGAACACCGCTTGCAGATGATGCACAATCGCAGTGATTATTCGCTGCCCGAAGGAGAGGATGAACAGCGCGTATTGGCGCGCACGATGGATATGGAATCTGCTGGGGCGTATCGCAAAATACTGGATGTCCATTTGAAGGCTGTGCAGGAGGTGTATGCCCAGGTCTTTACGGAGGCGCACGAGAGCGAGGGCCGTTCCATAGGCGCGCTGGTCAATATGGAAATAGGCGATGCAGAAGCCAGCGGGTTGTTAGAAGAGATTGGGTTTGATCGGCCGGGCGAGGCGCATCGCAATCTGATTTATCTGGCTTTTGGGCATGTGCCGCGGATTCGGGGCACACGGGCGCGTCAGAGCTTTACAGAATTGGCACCGGCATTGATGCAGGCACTTCAGGAGTCCGCCGATCCGGATCAGGGGTTGAGCAATCTGGAGAGTCTGGTGTCTGCTTATGGCGCGGGCGATATGTTTTTCCGCATTTTGGCATCTAACCAGGGATTTCGCCAACTGATGTTGTCACTGTGTGTGGGTAGCCAATTTCTGGTGCAGGTGATAACGCGCAACCCCGGATTGCTCGATTGGCTGGTTCGTCCAGAGGTTTTGTATCTGGATCCGGAAGCAGAGGTTTTGCATCTCAGTCCGGGTATGGACGCTTTGCGAGAACAGTTGCGCGCACAGATTGAGCAGTATGGCGATACGCCCGAATTGGTGAGTGTTCTAAACAGGATAAAACATCGCGAGTTGCTGCGCTTTGGCACGCGCAATCTCGTGGGCTTGACCGATACATTTGAAACATTTGAGGCGCTGACGATGTTGGCCGATGCGGTTGTGCAGGCGGTTTATGAGGTGGTTTATGCACGGTTGGTCGAAAAACGCGGGGTGCCGCGCAATCGCAGCGGTGAGGAGGTCGGGTTTGTGGTGCTGGGCCTGGGCAAGATGGGTGGAGATGAATTGAGTTTTGGTTCGGATCTGGATATCGTATTTGTATATGGCGAAGATGGCGAAACAGATGGCGCGAGGCCGCAGGGGAATTTGCAATTTTTTATCGATCTGGCACAGCAGATGATCGCGATGCTGGAGCAGAATACCCCGCAGGGGAAGCTCTATCCGGTGGATCCGCGGTTGCGTCCCGAGGGGGCAAGCGGGCTTCTGGCACTGTCTCTGGAATCTTATAGTCGCTATTTGGAGACGCGCGCGTCAACGTGGGAGCGCATGGCATTGTCTCGGAGCCGGGTTGTCGCTGGCGATCCAGTTTTGGGAGAAAAGTTGCTGAATTTGTTTGAGCCTTTTATTGTGGGTAGCGGGTTTTCAGATGAGGAAGTTGCCACGATGCTGGATATTCGCAAGAAGATGGAGCGCAAAGATGGGCAAAGATCCCGTAAGGTGGTGAGTATCAAAACAGATGCGGGAGGGATTGTAGATATTGAGTTTATTGTACAAATTTTGCAGTTGAAGTTCGCCAAAGATCATCCGGAGTTGCGCAGTGCCAATACGCTTGAGGCACTGAGAAGATTGGTAGAGGGCGGGTTTTTGGAGGTAGAAGATGCACAACGTCTTCAGCAAGCGTATGTGTTTTTGCGTACTGTTGAGAAGGTGATCAGACGCCAGGACGAGCAGGCACGCACCCATTTGCCCACCGAAGACCGGGCGTTGACAGCAGTGGCCAGGGCGATGGGGTTTGATACGGCTGAGGTGTTTGAAGATGTTTTGAAGAACGATATGGCACAGACGCGGGCAATTTTTGAGCGGGTGATAGATATCGCGTAG
- a CDS encoding P-II family nitrogen regulator has protein sequence MKKIEAFIKPFKLDEVKEALTELGLVGMSVGEYRGFGRQRGHREFYRGSEYHVDFLPKLKIELVVADDELEKAIEAILEAATTGEVGDGKIFVSTVEQAIRIRTRETGDAAL, from the coding sequence ATGAAAAAAATTGAGGCATTTATCAAGCCGTTTAAGTTAGATGAAGTAAAGGAGGCACTCACCGAATTGGGATTGGTGGGGATGTCGGTTGGCGAATACCGGGGGTTTGGCCGCCAGCGAGGGCATCGGGAGTTTTACAGAGGCAGCGAATATCACGTGGATTTTTTGCCAAAACTCAAAATTGAACTGGTGGTCGCTGACGACGAGTTGGAAAAGGCGATTGAAGCTATCCTGGAAGCTGCCACCACGGGCGAAGTCGGCGATGGGAAGATTTTTGTGAGTACTGTTGAACAAGCGATCCGCATTCGCACGCGAGAGACAGGAGATGCGGCGTTATAG